The following proteins come from a genomic window of Athalia rosae chromosome 1, iyAthRosa1.1, whole genome shotgun sequence:
- the LOC105685232 gene encoding ATP synthase subunit O, mitochondrial, giving the protein MAASRINIIARSLSSAAGGGMVKPPVQVFGLDGRYATALYSAASKQKSLDIVEKDLIKFQGLLKTDVRLAEFVKDPTVKRKLKVDALKSVGAKASLNVATTNLLALLAENGRLKNVNGVINSFKIIMAADRGEVVCEVITAKPLDAETKGKLETTLKAFLKKGETILLTTKTDPSIIGGMVVSIGDKYVDLSVASKVKKYSEIIKTAV; this is encoded by the exons ATGGCGGCCAGCAggattaatattatt GCGAGGTCGCTTTCCTCTGCTGCTGGCGGTGGAATGGTGAAG CCTCCAGTGCAAGTGTTTGGACTTGATGGACGCTATGCTACCGCCCTATACTCTGCCGCCTCAAAGCAAAAATCTTTGGATATTGTGGAAAAAGACCTGATCAAATTTCAG GGTTTGCTCAAGACAGACGTAAGGCTCGCTGAGTTTGTTAAAGACCCAAcagtgaaacgaaaattgaaagtcgATGCTTTAAAATCTGTCGGAGCCAAGGCCAGCCTGAATGTAGCAACTACCAACCTGCTAGCTCTACTCGCAGAGAATGGACGTCTCAAAAATGTTAACGGAGTTATCAATTCTTTCAAAATCATAATGGCAGCAGACCGAGGAGAAGTAGTGTGTGAAGTAATCACTGCCAAGCCGTTGGATGCAGAGACCAAGGGCAAATTGGAAACCACCCTCAAAGCATTCCTTAAAAAAGGAGAGACCATTCTGCTTACTACGAAAACTGATCCATCCATCATTGGAGGCATGGTTGTTTCAATTGGAGACAAATATGTCGATCTAAGCGTTGCCAGTAAGGTGAAGAAATATTCAGAAATTATTAAGACCGCAGTTTAA
- the LOC105685231 gene encoding male-specific lethal 3 homolog isoform X1, with protein sequence MVSTRGPKFKFSDGEKVLCYEPDPTKAKVLYDSKVLDVIVNKDQRGRKAVEYLIHFQGWNSSWDRCVTEEYVLKDTEENRQLQRDLAQKAQLQLGAYLYRRERKKRSHKLSERSAGSGTEPGRRARSGGSRATSATTGSSEDGSSGQQDDYDTEEAATEEDTESSSEYGEESSEGDESGGGSHSGGSHRPGIDLDIGATLKRLLEQDHDLITRKNKTAVLPAQPTVLNILETWVQHFTTTQLTNIPDKPPRSKSSNTIEKTINDVNICREVADGLRIYFDFTLADLLLYTEEKEQYQMFQASFQYTDLIPSIKEETFDNSEHQVTVKEELEDTEFAHLPPFREHESEMENTSPKPPVEAKRRLRSCRVSSVDEGRQLRSYDEVKQEPGNMSSIASTSSRCSSPRGLPLRLPVIPSAQIGALLQQSNAWRLVPESEKRQSPLAPSMYYGAIHLTRLFVKLPDLLQVVDISDKKLKTLLKHLDMFLSFLEMHREWFGEQFYSQAEIPPIRQIFSL encoded by the exons ATGGTGTCAACAAGAGGtcctaaattcaaattttccgatggcGAAAAAGTCTTGTGTTATGAACCAGATCCAACAAAGGCCAAAGTTTTGTACGATTCAAAG GTGTTGGATGTTATCGTCAACAAAGATCAAAGAGGTCGCAAGGCAGTAGAATATCTCATACATTTTCAG GGATGGAATTCATCTTGGGACCGTTGCGTAACGGAAGAATATGTTCTCAAAGATACAGAAGAAAATCGCCAGCTTCAAAGAGACCTTGCTCAAAAAGCACAACTCCAGCT TGGTGCGTATTTGtaccgaagagaaagaaaaaaacgtagtCACAAACTCTCTGAGCGCTCAGCTGGATCAGGAACAGAACCTGGTCGTAGAGCGAGAAGTGGTGGCAGCCGCGCAACATCAGCGACTACAGGCTCTTCCGAAGATGGCAGTTCTGGTCAACAGGATGACTATGATACCGAA GAAGCTGCAACAGAAGAGGATACAGAAAGTAGTTCTGAATATGGTGAAGAAAGTAGTGAGGGTGATGAAAGTGGAGGTGGCAGTCATTCTGGTGGAAGTCATCGTCCTGGGATTGATCTTGATATAGGAGCTACATTGAAACGTTTATTAGAGCAGGATCATGATCTTATAACTCGTAAAAATAAG ACTGCTGTTCTACCAGCACAGCCAACAGTCTTAAATATTTTGGAGACGTGGGTGCAACACTTTACAACTACACAATTAACAAATATTCCCGATAAGCCACCGCGGAGCAAGTCCAGCAATACTATAGAAAAAACTATTAACGATGTCAATATCTGCAGAGAAGTAGCTGATGGATTGCGAATTTACTTTGACTTTACGCTTGCTGATCTATTATTGTACACAGAAGAGAAAGAACAATACCAAATGTTTCAAGCATCTTTTCAATATACAGACCTCATACCTTCTATTAAAGAGGAAACTTTTGA caATTCGGAACATCAAGTTACAGTGAAAGAAGAACTTGAAGACACAGAGTTTGCTCACTTACCGCCATTCAGAGAGCATGAGTCTGAAATGGAAAACACATCTCCTAAACCTCCTGTGGAAGCCAAACGTCGATTACGATCCTGTAGAGTAAGCTCTGTAGATGAAGGCAGGCAACTTCGCTCCTATGATGAAGTTAAACAAGAGCCAGGAAATATGTCAAG CATAGCAAGTACAAGTTCACGATGTTCCAGTCCTCGTGGATTACCTTTAAGATTGCCAGTCATTCCATCTGCTCAAATCGGAGCTCTACTTCAACAATCAAACGCTTGGCGCCTAGTACCTGAGTCTGAAAAACGTCAAAGCCCTCTGGCTCCGTCCATGTATTATGGTGCGATCCATCTCACAAGATTGTTTG TGAAATTGCCAGATTTGTTGCAGGTGGTTGATATATCTGACAAAAAGCTTAAAACACTTTTAAAACATCTGGACATGTTTTTGAG TTTTTTGGAAATGCATAGAGAATGGTTTGGAGAACAATTCTACTCACAAGCAGAAATTCCACCCATCAGACAAATTTTTAGCTTATAG
- the LOC105685231 gene encoding male-specific lethal 3 homolog isoform X2, translating into MVSTRGPKFKFSDGEKVLCYEPDPTKAKVLYDSKVLDVIVNKDQRGRKAVEYLIHFQGWNSSWDRCVTEEYVLKDTEENRQLQRDLAQKAQLQLGAYLYRRERKKRSHKLSERSAGSGTEPGRRARSGGSRATSATTGSSEDGSSGQQDDYDTEEAATEEDTESSSEYGEESSEGDESGGGSHSGGSHRPGIDLDIGATLKRLLEQDHDLITRKNKTAVLPAQPTVLNILETWVQHFTTTQLTNIPDKPPRSKSSNTIEKTINDVNICREVADGLRIYFDFTLADLLLYTEEKEQYQMFQASFQYTDLIPSIKEETFDNSEHQVTVKEELEDTEFAHLPPFREHESEMENTSPKPPVEAKRRLRSCRVSSVDEGRQLRSYDEVKQEPGNMSSPRGLPLRLPVIPSAQIGALLQQSNAWRLVPESEKRQSPLAPSMYYGAIHLTRLFVKLPDLLQVVDISDKKLKTLLKHLDMFLSFLEMHREWFGEQFYSQAEIPPIRQIFSL; encoded by the exons ATGGTGTCAACAAGAGGtcctaaattcaaattttccgatggcGAAAAAGTCTTGTGTTATGAACCAGATCCAACAAAGGCCAAAGTTTTGTACGATTCAAAG GTGTTGGATGTTATCGTCAACAAAGATCAAAGAGGTCGCAAGGCAGTAGAATATCTCATACATTTTCAG GGATGGAATTCATCTTGGGACCGTTGCGTAACGGAAGAATATGTTCTCAAAGATACAGAAGAAAATCGCCAGCTTCAAAGAGACCTTGCTCAAAAAGCACAACTCCAGCT TGGTGCGTATTTGtaccgaagagaaagaaaaaaacgtagtCACAAACTCTCTGAGCGCTCAGCTGGATCAGGAACAGAACCTGGTCGTAGAGCGAGAAGTGGTGGCAGCCGCGCAACATCAGCGACTACAGGCTCTTCCGAAGATGGCAGTTCTGGTCAACAGGATGACTATGATACCGAA GAAGCTGCAACAGAAGAGGATACAGAAAGTAGTTCTGAATATGGTGAAGAAAGTAGTGAGGGTGATGAAAGTGGAGGTGGCAGTCATTCTGGTGGAAGTCATCGTCCTGGGATTGATCTTGATATAGGAGCTACATTGAAACGTTTATTAGAGCAGGATCATGATCTTATAACTCGTAAAAATAAG ACTGCTGTTCTACCAGCACAGCCAACAGTCTTAAATATTTTGGAGACGTGGGTGCAACACTTTACAACTACACAATTAACAAATATTCCCGATAAGCCACCGCGGAGCAAGTCCAGCAATACTATAGAAAAAACTATTAACGATGTCAATATCTGCAGAGAAGTAGCTGATGGATTGCGAATTTACTTTGACTTTACGCTTGCTGATCTATTATTGTACACAGAAGAGAAAGAACAATACCAAATGTTTCAAGCATCTTTTCAATATACAGACCTCATACCTTCTATTAAAGAGGAAACTTTTGA caATTCGGAACATCAAGTTACAGTGAAAGAAGAACTTGAAGACACAGAGTTTGCTCACTTACCGCCATTCAGAGAGCATGAGTCTGAAATGGAAAACACATCTCCTAAACCTCCTGTGGAAGCCAAACGTCGATTACGATCCTGTAGAGTAAGCTCTGTAGATGAAGGCAGGCAACTTCGCTCCTATGATGAAGTTAAACAAGAGCCAGGAAATATGTCAAG TCCTCGTGGATTACCTTTAAGATTGCCAGTCATTCCATCTGCTCAAATCGGAGCTCTACTTCAACAATCAAACGCTTGGCGCCTAGTACCTGAGTCTGAAAAACGTCAAAGCCCTCTGGCTCCGTCCATGTATTATGGTGCGATCCATCTCACAAGATTGTTTG TGAAATTGCCAGATTTGTTGCAGGTGGTTGATATATCTGACAAAAAGCTTAAAACACTTTTAAAACATCTGGACATGTTTTTGAG TTTTTTGGAAATGCATAGAGAATGGTTTGGAGAACAATTCTACTCACAAGCAGAAATTCCACCCATCAGACAAATTTTTAGCTTATAG
- the LOC105685259 gene encoding protein TEX261 isoform X1 gives MSFDDGSVIITARCKNAKKISYEDLYSHTSPKMWFFYVLSWFSLFVQICFATISIAAGLYYLAELVEEYTVLSKRIIRGFILMTLAIQVGFLLFENLPLTMVISGIMAQVAHLCILKTFPYVYITSPSFIISVLMLVVNHYLAFTYFASVYHSFSEVMAYFTLCLWLVPFTLFVSLAANENVLPTVAESRPLLGFIFSDDNDVVSNYFSRRGKKYGLLSFFNYAKESILPQRTKKAF, from the exons ATGTCGTTTGACGATGGTAGTGTAATAATCACCGCGAGGTGCAAAAATGCAAAGAAAATATCATATGAAGATTTATACAGTCATACGAGTCCGAAAATGTGGTTCTTCTACGTGTTGAGTTGGTTCTCCCTGTTTGTGCAAATATGTTTTGCTACGATTTCAATAG ctGCTGGATTATACTATTTAGCCGAGTTAGTTGAGGAATACACTGTGCTTTCAAAAAGAATAATCAGGGGGTTTATACTT atgaCATTAGCAATACAAGTAGgatttttattgtttgaaaatcTACCGTTAACAATGGTAATATCTGGAATCATGGCCCAAGTAGCTCATCTCTGTATACTGAAGACATTTCCTTACGTCTATATCACTTCGCCGTCATTTATCATCTCGGTACTTATGCTAGTTGTTAACCACTACTTAGCATTCACATACTTTGCGTCTGTGTATCATAGTTTTTCAGAG GTGATGGCTTATTTCACGCTGTGTCTCTGGCTTGTGCCATTTacattatttgtttcattagCTGCGAATGAAAATGTTCTTCCAACCGTTGCTGAAAGTCGACCGCTATTGG gattcattttttcagatgaTAATGATGTCGTGAGCAACTATTTTTcaaggagaggaaagaaatatggacttctttcttttttcaactatgCCAAGGAGTCAATACTTCCCCAACGCACCAAAAAGGCTTTCTAA
- the LOC105685259 gene encoding protein TEX261 isoform X2, with translation MSFDDGSVIITARCKNAKKISYEDLYSHTSPKMWFFYVLSWFSLFVQICFATISIAAGLYYLAELVEEYTVLSKRIIRGFILMTLAIQVGFLLFENLPLTMVISGIMAQVAHLCILKTFPYVYITSPSFIISVLMLVVNHYLAFTYFASVYHSFSEVMAYFTLCLWLVPFTLFVSLAANENVLPTVAESRPLLDDNDVVSNYFSRRGKKYGLLSFFNYAKESILPQRTKKAF, from the exons ATGTCGTTTGACGATGGTAGTGTAATAATCACCGCGAGGTGCAAAAATGCAAAGAAAATATCATATGAAGATTTATACAGTCATACGAGTCCGAAAATGTGGTTCTTCTACGTGTTGAGTTGGTTCTCCCTGTTTGTGCAAATATGTTTTGCTACGATTTCAATAG ctGCTGGATTATACTATTTAGCCGAGTTAGTTGAGGAATACACTGTGCTTTCAAAAAGAATAATCAGGGGGTTTATACTT atgaCATTAGCAATACAAGTAGgatttttattgtttgaaaatcTACCGTTAACAATGGTAATATCTGGAATCATGGCCCAAGTAGCTCATCTCTGTATACTGAAGACATTTCCTTACGTCTATATCACTTCGCCGTCATTTATCATCTCGGTACTTATGCTAGTTGTTAACCACTACTTAGCATTCACATACTTTGCGTCTGTGTATCATAGTTTTTCAGAG GTGATGGCTTATTTCACGCTGTGTCTCTGGCTTGTGCCATTTacattatttgtttcattagCTGCGAATGAAAATGTTCTTCCAACCGTTGCTGAAAGTCGACCGCTATTGG atgaTAATGATGTCGTGAGCAACTATTTTTcaaggagaggaaagaaatatggacttctttcttttttcaactatgCCAAGGAGTCAATACTTCCCCAACGCACCAAAAAGGCTTTCTAA
- the LOC105685258 gene encoding exostosin-2 has protein sequence MTIPTRISQKPKKVLDRYWNFFITFFVLLLLSVTIVLTSYLSNFGKISESSKYTALCLDDINALVVNQMVADSPLADPTNTSCNYFNCFNIYRCGNQGNKLLIYVYPLRNYVDASNIPVTSQMSKEFYLILQAIISSRFYTSNPFEACIFIPSIDTLNQNRLRIKEVSQALKSLEFWKDGENHLIFNMVPGSVPDYNTLIDVPVGKAMIAGAGFSSLTYREGFDISLPVYSPHIANYQPQVSVKRHWLIISSQININSAFEQDLIEVKTNYPNELMILGPCLHHNPMNSSIRCMGEDVYKYPEVLETATFCLVIRGARLSQPSLLETMAAGCIPVIIADSLMMPFHGVIDWIKAAIFVREVDILKVPEILKNVSHKRVTELREHGSWLHQRYFKSIQAITETTLEILSDRVYPHLARDYNYWNIPQYPGNIPSLFLPVTAPKTRGFTAVILTYDRLESLFVLITKLVKVPSLSKVLVIWNNQHKDPPHPSKWPKISRPLKVIQTKENKLSNRFYPYDEIETEAMLSIDDDIVMLTADELEFGYEVWREFPDRIVGFPSRTHIWDNASMCWKYESEWTNHISMVLTGAAFHHKYWSYMYTRSMPGDIKEWVDDHMNCEDIAMNFLVANMTGKAPIKVTSRKKFKCPECTNTEMLSADLSHMMERSQCINRFSSVYGTMPLKSVEFRADPVLYKDVFPKKLKRFNDIGSL, from the coding sequence ATGACTATACCCACAAGAATAtcccaaaaaccaaaaaaggtTTTAGACCgctattggaattttttcataactttttttgtattgttattattgtctGTTACAATTGTTCTAACGTCTTACCTTTCCAACTTCGGCAAAATTTCCGAGAGTTCTAAATACACAGCGCTATGTCTAGATGACATAAATGCACTTGTAGTTAACCAAATGGTTGCTGACAGTCCGTTGGCAGATCCAACAAATACATcatgtaattatttcaattgttttAATATATATCGATGTGGTAATCAGGGAAACAAACTCCTAATATATGTCTATCCTTTGAGAAATTATGTCGATGCCTCAAACATACCAGTTACTAGTCAGATGTCAAAAGAGTTCTATCTGATTTTACAAGCCATTATAAGTAGTAGGTTTTACACATCAAACCCATTCGAagcatgtatatttataccatCAATAGATACACTGAACCAAAACAGATTAAGAATAAAAGAGGTGTCACAAGCTCTTAAATCACTTGAGTTCTGGAAAGATGGGGAGAATCATTTAATATTCAACATGGTACCTGGCAGTGTTCCGGATTATAATACTCTGATCGATGTACCTGTTGGCAAAGCAATGATTGCAGGAGCTGGGTTTTCATCATTGACTTACCGTGAAGGATTTGATATCAGTTTACCTGTCTACAGCCCTCATATAGCAAACTACCAGCCTCAAGTTAGTGTCAAAAGACACTGGCTGATCATTTCATCACAGATTAATATCAACTCTGCATTTGAACAAGATTTGATTGAAGTGAAAACGAACTATCCAAATGAATTGATGATTCTGGGACCTTGTCTACATCATAATCCTATGAACAGTTCTATCCGATGTATGGGTGAAGATGTCTACAAGTATCCAGAAGTTTTAGAAACTGCAACATTTTGCCTTGTTATTCGGGGAGCACGTCTCAGTCAACCATCTCTATTGGAAACTATGGCTGCTGGATGTATTCCTGTGATAATTGCAGACTCTCTGATGATGCCATTTCATGGTGTAATAGACTGGATAAAGGCAGCAATATTCGTTCGTGAAGTGGATATATTGAAGGTTCCTGAAATATTGAAGAATGTATCTCATAAAAGAGTCACAGAGCTGAGAGAACATGGAAGTTGGCTTCATCAACGTTATTTCAAATCCATACAAGCCATCACTGAAACAACACTTGAGATACTAAGCGATCGTGTCTACCCACATCTGGCTAGGGATTACAATTACTGGAATATACCACAATATCCTGGAAACATTCCGTCACTCTTTCTTCCAGTGACTGCTCCAAAGACTAGAGGTTTTACAGCTGTGATATTGACTTATGACAGATTGGAAAGTCTATTTGTTCTCATCACTAAGCTCGTCAAAGTGCCTAGTCTATCAAAAGTTTTGGTCATTTGGAACAACCAACACAAAGATCCGCCTCATCCATCGAAGTGGCCGAAAATAAGTAGGCCCTTGAAAGTTATTCAAACCAAGGAGAATAAGCTCTCCAATAGATTTTATCCATACGATGAAATAGAAACAGAAGCAATGCTTTCGATAGATGATGACATAGTTATGTTGACGGCAGATGAACTGGAATTTGGATACGAAGTTTGGAGAGAATTTCCTGATCGTATAGTGGGCTTCCCATCACGCACGCACATTTGGGATAATGCTAGCATGTGTTGGAAATACGAAAGTGAATGGACAAATCATATTTCAATGGTCTTAACTGGAGCTGCCTTTCATCACAAGTACTGGAGTTATATGTACACTAGATCCATGCCTGGTGATATCAAAGAATGGGTTGATGACCACATGAATTGTGAAGATATTGCAATGAATTTTCTCGTTGCTAATATGACTGGAAAGGCACCAATCAAAGTCACttcccgaaaaaaatttaaatgtcCAGAATGCACAAACACTGAAATGTTATCTGCTGACTTAAGTCACATGATGGAGAGGTCGCAGTGCATCAACCGGTTTTCTTCGGTGTATGGAACAATGCCCCTAAAGTCTGTTGAGTTTAGAGCTGATCCAGTGTTGTATAAGGATGTATTTCCAAAGAAACTTAAGCGCTTCAATGACATAGGAAGTttgtag
- the LOC105685149 gene encoding DNA replication licensing factor Mcm2 has product MSSQASSPVPSGRRSDLLTSPPHEMEEPFEDEGDLLGQDSNNEVEAEEDGEELFGDNMEADYRPMPALDRYDPNMVDDEDYSELSIGDRVAAEREMGKRDRAAGITRDDRNLLYDESDDDELPRHKRRMAEKAAAGEIEDTEMIESIENLEDTKGYSIKEWVTMLGPRTEIANRFKSFLRTHVNAKGHYMYKERIRRMCESNQSSFVVEFPILAGKEHVLAYFLPEAPFQMLEIFDKVAKELVLTIFPSYERVTTEIHVRISELPLIEELRTFRKLHLNQLVRTLGVVSGTTGVLPQLSVVTYDCKKCGFVVGPFTQMQNQEVDPGSCPECQSSGPFTVNMEQTVYRNYQKITIQESPGRIPAGRIPRSKDCILLADLCDRCKPGDEVDVTGVYTNNYDGSLNTEQGFPVFSTVLLANHLVVKDCREIVESLTDEDVSSILALSKDHRIADRIVASIAPSIYGYEFIKRALALALFGGESKNPGQKHKVRGDINVLICGDPGTAKSQFLKYTEKIAPRAVFTTGQGASAVGLTAYVRRSPTTREWTLEAGALVLADQGVCLIDEFDKMNDQDRTSIHEAMEQQSISISKAGIVTSLRARCSVISASNPIGGRYDASMTFSENVNLSEPILSRFDILCIVRDEVDPMQDQHLAKFVIGSHIKHHPGNSNRTVPESLVENNTDLSIPQSLLKKYIVYARQNIHPKLTNMDQDKVSKMYSQLRQESLATGSLPITVRHIESMIRMAEASAKMHLRDYVREEDVNLAIRMMLESFVDTQKYSVMKSMRQTFQKYLSYKKDHTELLYYILRQITLDTLTFKKAFETGPVSTVEVAEKDLLEKAKQIDIHNLHPFYESHIFKSNNFVYDPRRKVIVQTLPDVTDD; this is encoded by the exons ATGTCG AGTCAGGCAAGTTCTCCAGTTCCTTCGGGAAGACGAAGTGATCTATTGACGTCACCACCTCATGAAATGGAAGAACCCTTTGAGGATGAGGGAGATTTACTTGGGCAAGACTCCAATAATGAAGTAGAAGCGGAAGAGGATGGCGAAGAATTGTTTGGCGATAACATGGAAGC GGATTATCGTCCAATGCCAGCATTGGATCGGTATGATCCAAATATGGTGGATGACGAAGACTATTCTGAGTTATCTATAGGGGACCGAGTGGCTGCTGAAAGAGAAATGGGTAAAAGAGATCGAGCTGCAGGAATCACAAGAGATGACAGAAATCTACTGTATG ATGAAAGTGACGATGATGAATTGCCTAGGCACAAACGTCGAATGGCTGAGAAGGCAGCTGCCGGGGAAATCGAAGATACAGAG ATGATAGAATCTATTGAGAATTTGGAAGATACAAAAGGCTACAGCATCAAAGAATGGGTAACAATGCTGGGTCCACGTACTGAAATTGCTAACCGATTCAAGAGCTTCTTAAGAACACACGTCAATGCCAAGGGACATTATATGTACAAGGAACGTATTCGACGAATGTGCGAAAGTAACCAG TCCAGTTTTGTCGTCGAGTTCCCTATTCTTGCGGGCAAAGAACACGTTCTAGCTTACTTTTTACCTGAAGCTCCATTCCAGatgttggaaattttcgataaagTAGCTAAAGAACTGGTTTTAACGATTTTCCCGAGTTATGAGAGAGTTACTACCGAGATTCATGTAAGGATATCTGAATTACCACTGATTGAGGAACTGCGAACCTTTag GAAATTGCACTTGAATCAACTGGTAAGAACATTGGGAGTAGTGTCTGGTACTACTGGAGTCTTGCCACAGCTGTCAGTTGTTACCTATGATTGTAAAAAATGTGGTTTTGTGGTCGGCCCATTCACTCAAATGCAAAATCAAGAAGTTGATCCAGGATCATGTCCTGAGTGTCAGAGTAGTGGACCTTTTACG GTGAATATGGAGCAAACAGTCTACCGGAATTATCAGAAGATAACTATACAAGAATCTCCAGGCAGGATTCCAGCTGGGAGAATTCCTCGTAGCAAGGACTGTATTCTTTTAGCGGATCTCTGTGATCGCTGTAAACCTGGAGATGAAGTGGATGTAACTGGAGTTTACACAAATAACTATGATGGTTCGCTGAATACTGAACAG GGCTTTCCCGTTTTCTCGACGGTTCTATTAGCTAATCACCTTGTCGTAAAAGATTGTAGAGAAATCGTGGAGTCATTAACTGACGAGGATGTTTCTAGTATTTTGGCTCTGAGTAAGGATCATCGTATCGCTGATCGTATCGTAGCTAGTATTGCGCCATCTATTTACGGCTATGAGTTTATAAAGCGTGCACTGGCTCTTGCCTTGTTTGGcggagaatcgaaaaatccgG GTCAAAAGCATAAGGTGAGAGGTGATATTAACGTCCTAATTTGCGGCGACCCAGGAACAGCCAAAtcacaatttttgaaatacactGAAAAAATTGCACCTAGAGCCGTGTTCACTACTGGCCAGGGTGCTTCTGCTGTGGGTCTGACTGCATACGTTAGACGTTCGCCAACTACTCGTGAATGGACGTTGGAAGCTGGAGCGTTGGTTCTCGCAGATCAAGGCGTGTGTCTCATCGACGAGTTTGATAAG ATGAATGATCAGGACAGAACATCTATACATGAAGCAATGGAACAGCAAAGTATTTCTATTTCCAAAGCTGGTATTGTTACGTCTCTACGAGCTAGGTGCTCCGTTATATCAGCCTCAAATCCAATCGGTGGTAGATACGATGCTAGCATGACCTTCTCCGAAAAC GTAAATTTATCAGAGCCgattctttctcgttttgaTATTCTGTGTATAGTACGGGATGAAGTAGATCCCATGCAGGACCAGCATTTGGCCAAATTTGTCATCGGCTCGCATATTAAACATCACCCCGGTAACTCGAACAGGACTGTCCCTGAGAGTCTAGTGGAAAATAATACGGATTTATCGATTCCACAAAGTCTCTTGAAAAAATACATTGTTTATGCCCGACAAAATATACACCCAAAACTTACTAATATGGATCAGGACAAGGTGTCCAAGATGTACAGTCAATTGAGACAAGAGAGTTTG GCAACGGGAAGTCTTCCGATTACGGTACGTCACATCGAAAGTATGATACGAATGGCAGAAGCCAGTGCTAAGATGCATTTAAGGGATTACGTACGAGAAGAAGACGTTAATCTCGCAATCAGAATGATGCTCGAAAGTTTTGTAGACACCCAGAAATATTCCGTTATGAAATCCATGCGACAA ACCTTCCAAAAGTATTTGTCCTATAAAAAGGATCACACCGAGCTACTGTATTATATTCTACGGCAAATTACATTGGACACATTGACATTCAAAAAGGCATTCGAAACCGGACCAGTTTCTACCGTAGAAGTTGCTGAGAAAGATCTgctggaaaaa GCCAAACAAATCGATATTCACAATCTCCATCCATTCTATGAAAGTCACATCTTTAAATCCAACAACTTTGTTTACGATCCAAGACGAAAAGTTATCGTGCAAACCCTCCCGGATGTAACcgatgattaa